In the Brassica napus cultivar Da-Ae chromosome A7, Da-Ae, whole genome shotgun sequence genome, one interval contains:
- the LOC106358227 gene encoding OPC-6:CoA ligase-like — protein MADPSPPRSLIDSRSGFCKANSTFYTKRNPLGLPANPSLDVTTFISSQPHRGTTAFIDAATGHSLSFSDLWRAVDRVAECLHRDVGIRRGDVVLILSPNSIYIPVVCLSVMSLGAVVTTANTLNTAGEISKQIADSNPTLAFTTVQLAPKLPAGISIVLTEEERVGSTGGVNFVGSVSEMMRKEPRGQRVRDRVHQDDTAVMLYSSGTTGPSKGVLSSHGNLTAYVARMLTETSMHGTFICTVPMFHTYGLLTFAMATVAIGSTVVILRRFELNDMMAAVEKYKATTLLLVPPVLVAMVNEADSIKAKYDLSSLKTVRCGGAPLSKEATEGFLEKYPTVNIFQAYALTESNGGGAFIDTVEDSRRFGTSGPLTSDVEARIVDPDTGRFMGINQTGELWLKGPTIAKGYFKNQEATNETINAEGWLKTGDLCYIDEDGFVFVVDRLKELIKYKGYQVPPAELEALLITHPDILDAAVIPFPDKEAGQYPMAYVTRKVESNLSEKQVIEFISKQVAPYKKIRKVAFINSIPKTASGKTLRKDLIKLATSKL, from the exons ATGGCGGATCCTTCTCCTCCCAGATCTCTCATTGACTCCAGAAGTGGCTTCTGCAAAGCAAACTCGACTTTCTACACCAAACGCAACCCATTGGGCCTCCCGGCGAATCCTTCCCTCGACGTCACAACTTTCATCTCCTCTCAGCCGCACCGCGGCACCACCGCCTTCATCGACGCCGCTACTGGCCACAGCTTGAGCTTCTCCGATCTCTGGAGAGCCGTGGATCGCGTCGCCGAGTGTCTCCACCGTGACGTCGGAATACGGAGAGGCGACGTCGTCCTCATCCTCTCTCCTAACTCCATCTACATTCCGGTCGTCTGCCTCTCCGTCATGTCTCTCGGCGCCGTCGTCACCACCGCGAACACTCTCAACACCGCCGGTGAGATTTCGAAACAGATCGCCGACAGCAACCCGACGCTCGCCTTCACGACGGTCCAGCTGGCACCAAAACTCCCCGCCGGTATCTCCATCGTTCTCACCGAGGAGGAGCGCGTGGGGTCTACTGGCGGAGTCAACTTCGTCGGTTCTGTGTCTGAGATGATGAGGAAGGAGCCGAGAGGGCAGCGAGTGAGAGACCGAGTCCACCAGGACGACACGGCGGTGATGCTTTACTCCTCGGGCACCACAGGACCGAGCAAAGGTGTGCTCTCGTCTCACGGGAACTTGACTGCTTACGTGGCGAGAATGCTCACGGAGACGTCAATGCACGGGACATTCATCTGCACCGTCCCGATGTTCCACACGTACGGACTACTAACATTCGCTATGGCCACCGTAGCCATCGGTTCGACGGTGGTGATCCTCCGGAGATTCGAGCTCAACGACATGATGGCAGCGGTGGAGAAGTATAAAGCCACGACTCTGCTTTTGGTGCCGCCAGTTTTGGTGGCTATGGTCAACGAAGCAGATTCTATCAAGGCGAAGTACGATCTGAGCTCACTTAAGACAGTGAGGTGTGGTGGAGCGCCGTTGAGCAAGGAGGCAACGGAGgggtttttagaaaaatatccaACGGTCAATATATTTCAAGCGTATGCGTTGACGGAGTCAAACGGTGGTGGAGCTTTCATTGACACGGTGGAGGACAGCCGGAGATTCGGCACGTCGGGGCCGTTGACGTCTGATGTGGAGGCGAGGATCGTGGATCCGGATACGGGTCGGTTTATGGGAATTAACCAAACCGGTGAGCTCTGGCTCAAGGGCCCGACTATTGCAAAAG gTTATTTTAAAAACCAAGAAGCTACAAATGAAACCATCAACGCCGAAGGGTGGCTTAAAACAGGAGACCTTTGCTATATCGATGAGGATGGATTTGTTTTCGTTGTGGACCGATTGAAAGAACTGATCAAATACAAAGGCTATCAG GTGCCTCCAGCTGAACTCGAAGCTCTTCTAATCACTCATCCAGACATTCTCGATGCCGCCGTTATTCC GTTTCCGGATAAAGAAGCAGGACAATATCCAATGGCTTACGTGACAAGAAAGGTTGAGAGCAACCTCTCTGAGAAACAAGTTATTGAGTTCATCTCTAAGCAG GTGGCACCgtataagaaaataagaaaggtCGCATTTATAAACTCCATACCAAAGACTGCATCCGGCAAAACACTTCGCAAGGATCTAATCAAACTGGCCACTTCTAAACTTTGA